From the genome of Neodiprion pinetum isolate iyNeoPine1 chromosome 3, iyNeoPine1.2, whole genome shotgun sequence, one region includes:
- the Agpat1 gene encoding 1-acyl-sn-glycerol-3-phosphate acyltransferase alpha isoform X2 yields the protein MVALYDFSIRNALSSFLKLASSVCHHVSTLLGLRWELRGREHLEKEQACIIVANHQSSLDILGMFDIWPIMDKCTVVAKKEIFYAWPFGLAAWLSGLIFIDRMNSEKARSVINTATNHIIEQKIKLWVFPEGTRHNTGEIHSFKKGAFHVAISSQLPILPVVFSSYYFLSAKDKRFDPGRVVITTLPPISTKGLGKADIEALMNKTRKAMAEVFHATSLEVQASCSSNKRHVK from the exons ATGGTGGCGTTAtatgatttttcaatacgGAACGCTCTATCGTCTTTTTTAAa acTGGCGTCGTCAGTATGCCATCACGTTAGCACTTTGCTTGGCCTTCGTTGGGAACTTCGTGGTCGTGAACATTTGGAAAAAGAACAAGCCTGCATCATTGTAGCAAACCACCAGAGCTCTTTAGATATTTTAGGCATGTTTGATATATGGCCAATAATGGATAAATGTACCGTAGTTgctaaaaaagaaatattctaTGCTTGGCCGTTTGGTCTTGCAGCATGGTTGAGTGGTCTAATTTTCATAGATAGAATGAATTCGGAAAAGGCTCGCTCTGTCATTAATACGGCCACAAATCACATCATAGAGCAGAAG ATTAAATTGTGGGTATTTCCTGAAGGGACAAGACACAACACCGGCGAAATACATTCCTTCAAAAAGGGTGCATTTCACGTTGCCATAAGCTCTCAGTTGCCCATTTTGCCTGTTGTATTCtcatcatattattttttatcggcGAAAGACAAACGATTCGATccag GACGTGTTGTTATAACAACATTACCACCAATATCTACCAAAGGTTTGGGTAAAGCCGATATTGAAGCTTTGATGAATAAAACAAGGAAAGCTATGGCAGAAGTGTTCCACGCTACAAGCCTGGAAGTGCAGGCTTCATGCTCATCCAATAAACGACATGTGAAATGA
- the Agpat1 gene encoding 1-acyl-sn-glycerol-3-phosphate acyltransferase alpha isoform X1 produces MAPSCLEVLLVLFILLLPFLYETSKSFRYYFKFLMYYGIVMANAVMVIPIMMFRPGDVKNLLLASSVCHHVSTLLGLRWELRGREHLEKEQACIIVANHQSSLDILGMFDIWPIMDKCTVVAKKEIFYAWPFGLAAWLSGLIFIDRMNSEKARSVINTATNHIIEQKIKLWVFPEGTRHNTGEIHSFKKGAFHVAISSQLPILPVVFSSYYFLSAKDKRFDPGRVVITTLPPISTKGLGKADIEALMNKTRKAMAEVFHATSLEVQASCSSNKRHVK; encoded by the exons ATGGCACCGTCTTGTTTAGAAGTATTATTAGTATTGTTTATACTTCTTCTGCCATTTCTCTATGAAACAAGCAAAAGTTTTAGATATTACTTCAAGTTTTTGATGTATTATGGTATCGTAATGGCAAATGCAGTGATGGTTATACCAATTATGATGTTTCGCCCGGGAGACGTCAAAAATCTATT acTGGCGTCGTCAGTATGCCATCACGTTAGCACTTTGCTTGGCCTTCGTTGGGAACTTCGTGGTCGTGAACATTTGGAAAAAGAACAAGCCTGCATCATTGTAGCAAACCACCAGAGCTCTTTAGATATTTTAGGCATGTTTGATATATGGCCAATAATGGATAAATGTACCGTAGTTgctaaaaaagaaatattctaTGCTTGGCCGTTTGGTCTTGCAGCATGGTTGAGTGGTCTAATTTTCATAGATAGAATGAATTCGGAAAAGGCTCGCTCTGTCATTAATACGGCCACAAATCACATCATAGAGCAGAAG ATTAAATTGTGGGTATTTCCTGAAGGGACAAGACACAACACCGGCGAAATACATTCCTTCAAAAAGGGTGCATTTCACGTTGCCATAAGCTCTCAGTTGCCCATTTTGCCTGTTGTATTCtcatcatattattttttatcggcGAAAGACAAACGATTCGATccag GACGTGTTGTTATAACAACATTACCACCAATATCTACCAAAGGTTTGGGTAAAGCCGATATTGAAGCTTTGATGAATAAAACAAGGAAAGCTATGGCAGAAGTGTTCCACGCTACAAGCCTGGAAGTGCAGGCTTCATGCTCATCCAATAAACGACATGTGAAATGA
- the LOC124215534 gene encoding calcyclin-binding protein: protein MSPSKIDEIKLDIEELNKFMEQATRQKTKDILTLELRKLQTELSKHLEGNQNPETKPTSTQVFGNKCYEVKLNNYAWDQSEKFIKIYITLKNVQSLPKEAVYCDFMERSIDLRVLGLDSRNYQLPINNLCEEIIPEQSYTKVKTDMIAIFLAKKSPKNWSHVTGVEKRIKESKTPAVPEMSEDSDPSSNLMSLMKKFYDEGDDDMKRTIAKAWTESQDKRTSGLPSVSPL from the exons ATGTCACCGTCTAAAATCGATGAA ATCAAACTGGATATCGAGGAGCTAAATAAGTTTATGGAACAAGCAACTCGACAAAAGACAAAGGATATTCTCACATTGGAGCTACGAAAACTTCAAACAGAATTGTCTAAGCACTTAGAAGGAAACCAAAACCCGGAAACTAAACCAACTTCAACACAAGTGTTTGGTAACAAATGTTATGAAGTTAAACTGAACAATTATGCATGGGATCAGTCagaaaagtttataaaaatatacattacaTTAAAGAATGTTCAATCTTTACCAAAAGAAGCGGTATACTGCGATTTCATGGAGAGATCTATTGATCTTCGCGTCTTAGGATTGGACAGTCGAAATTATCAGCTTCCTATTAACAATTTATGTGAAGAAATAATTCCTGAACAAAGCTATACAAAAGTTAAAACTGATATGATTGCTATATTTTTGGCTAAAAAATCACCTAAGAATTGGTCCCATGTTACtggtgttgaaaaaagaataaaagaatcTAAGACACCAGCAGTGCCTGAAATGAGCGAGGATAGTGACCCAAGCTCAAATTTGATGAGTCTTATGAAGAAGTTTTATGATGAGGGTGATGACGATATGAAGAGAACGATCGCAAAAGCATGGACCGAAAGTCAAGACAAACGAACATCCGGCCTGCCTTCTGTTTCACCTCTTTGA